From the Alphaproteobacteria bacterium genome, the window CACGCCTCCTCGATGATGAGGTTGGAAGCATGACCACAAGGGTCATTTCTGTATCTCGGGATTTTTCACCGTTTCCTGGCCCCCGTTATATTCGGCAGGGAGAGAACAGTGGTGAGAAATTTAGGCGTTTGCTTGTCAGTGCATTAGACCAGAGTCCCATTGTCGTTGTTGACCTGGACGGGACGAGAGGCTTTGGCTCATCTTTCTTAGATGAAGCATTCGGCGGCCTCGTTCGCGCGGAGGGCATGAGCACAGCCGATGTCCTTCGCCGAGTAGAAATTCGATCAGAGCAGGATCAAAGCTACCGTGAAGAGGCTATTCAGTCGATAAAAGATGCCAAGCGCAGTGAGAGCTTGTGACCGCTTGCGAAGAGTCTACGGTCGATAAATTTTTGCCCGCGTTGCCCGCGGCAATCGTAGGGGCTTTCGGATTCTGGATAGTTCATCATCTTAGTTCTCGTCGCCAGAGGCGAGATGAGATTTTCAAGACATGCGAAAAGCTTAACGATTTTATACGTCAGGCGTCTTCAGATGGAATCTTATCCTGGAACCATCCATCTATTGATGATCCGCCGGAGAAAGTGTCGGAGATTAAGTCAAAACTATCACGGGTTGGAACACTATCAACTTCCCTTTGGAAACGCGATCCGAGATTCGATCTGACGAAAGAGGTTGTTGAATTAAGAAAGGCAATAACCGATGATCCCTTCGATGAAATCGGAAGACCGGCAGACCCTGGTCGGGCAGATTTGATCTCGCTTAAAGAAAATAATCTTCTAAAGAAGATCGATGATTGTTTCCTGTCGATTTACGGCTAACTGGCAATGCCCCAACGGCAGAGGCATGATGCGTTCGCGCGACATTTCAGCGCCGTAAGCCAGCGCGGCCAAAATATCCTGACGGGTTAACTGCGGATACTCTTCCAGCAACTGGGCCTCGGTCATGCCGTCTGCAAGGAAGTCCAAGATCAAGGCGACCCAGATGCGGGTTCCCTTAATGCAGGGCTTGCCCCCGCAAACGCCCGGATCTATCGAAATTCGGTCCAGCAACGCATTCATATCCGCACCCTGACGTTAATTCCGGCCAATATACCACTTCAGAGGGCAATGGTCATTTGTCAATCATCCCCCACCACAGCGCCAGCGGGCGGGTGGCGGGGATGGAAAGCCTGGGATCGAAGGGATTGAACCCGACGCGTTGCAGGCGCTTCAGATGCGTCTTGGCCTGCAGGGCGCACAAGCCCGCCACCCGCTGAGATCGGGGCAAAGAAGACAGGCGCACCTTGCCCAAATGGCTCGCCGCCAGATCGGCCACCTTTTCAACGGCGGCGCTTAAAGACGGCGACGGACCCGAGATCGCGTCCGGCATTAGGTCTTGCGGCAGATGTCGTCGCCCCACCCTGGCATGGAACGGAAGGGCGCGCATCAGGCCCAGCAGCGCATAGGCTGTACCCGCCAGCCTTGGCGTTTCGCAAGCCTTGTCGTCTCCGCCCAGCCACTTGGCGCAAAGGTCCTGCAACGCGCCGCCCGTCGCCTGGGCATAGTTTTCCAAATCCGCCAGTCGCTGGGGCGGATCGGACGACAAATCGGCCTCGCGGGCATCGATCAGGCTCTGCAAGTCGGCAATATCCAGCTTCAACGCCAGCAGCGCCTCGGCCAGCGCCACGCCGCCTCCGCCCGACTGCAAGGCGTCGCGCCACCATTGCAGGCGGATATGGCCCGCCATCGGCTCGCGCACCGCCCGCTCGCGCACGCTGCCCAGTTCCAGATTGAAAGCGTACAGGGCCGCCAGCCCGCCCTGTTTCTCCTTGGACGCAAACAGCAGGCTGGTGAAACGCTCGGGGTCCTTGCGCTTTAAGTCTGCAAACAGAGGATCGGTTGTTGCGAACGGCATTTCATGCAATATAGGCCCAGATTTCTCAAGCAGCCAGAGCCATGAACCAGAACCAAGCCACCCTTGGCAAGACAGCCAAAGAAGAGAATTTCCCTGTCGGCTCCTTCCTGATCGCCAAGCCGCTGCGCCCGCATGTGGCGGCCTATTACCGCTTCGCCAGAACCGCCGACGACATTTCCGATCATCCCTCGCTGCCCTCCGATGAAAAGGTGGCGGGGCTGAAGGCGATGGGCCGCGCCCTGGTCAGCGGCAAGGCCGAAACGCCCGAGGCCCAAGCATCGCTGCCCTTGAAACGCTCGCTGGAAGAAACCGGCGTCGATCCCAAACATGCGCTGGATCTTCTCATCGCCTTCGAGCGCGATTCGGTACGCGCGCGCTGCCGCGACTGGGACGATCTGATCGACTATTGCCGCTTTTCCGCCATGCCGGTGGGCCGTTTCTTGCTGGAACTACACGGCGAAACCGACGTGCGCGCCTGGCAAGGCTCGGACGCGCTATGCACGGCGCTGCAAATCCTTAACCATCTTCAAGACATGAAGAATGATTATCTGTTCTTGGACCGCGCCTATACGCCCGAAGACTGGATGGCCGAGGCAGGCGCAGAATTCGTCGATCTGGAAGGCAGGGCGCTGACGCCGGGTCTGGAAGCGGTGATGGGGCGCATGCTGGACGGCACCAAAGCGTTGATCGACACGGCGCGTCTGCTGCCGCCCGCCGTCAACAGCCGCGGCCTTCGCATGGAAAGCGCTGTCATCGTGCGCTTGGCGCAAAGGCTGTATGATCGCTTGCGCGTTGGCGATCCCTTGGCCACAAGGGTCAAGCTGACGGGCTGGGACTTCCTGGCCGCCACCTTGTCTGGCGCGGCATCGGGATATTTCCGGCCATGACCGCTACCCATGTCGTGGGAGCCGGAATAGCAGGCCTAGCTGCCGCCGTTCACCTGACCAAGGCGGGGCGCAAGGTGGCGCTGCACGAGTCCGCCAATCAAGCGGGCGGGCGTTGCCGCTCGTTCTTGGATGCCAAACTGGACCGCCAGATCGACAACGGCACCCATCTGATCCTGGGCGCCAATCCGTCGTTGTTCGCCCTTCTGAATGCGGTTGGCGGCAAGCTGGAGGCCCAGGCCCCAGCCGCCTTTCCCTTCTTCGACCGCAAGGCCTGCAAAGGTTGGACGATCAGGCCCAGCAAAGGATCGATCCCCTGGTGGGTCTTGAATCCCGGGGCGCGCCTGCCCGGCACCAGCGCGCTCGATTACATCGGCGGCTGGCGGCTGATGACGGCCAAGGCGCATGAAAGCGTGGCCCAGGCGGTGGGCAATGGCGAGATGCTGGAACGTTTGTGGGGGCCTTTGTGCGAGGCCATATTGAATAGTTCTCCGCAGGAAGGACAAGCCCGTTTGCTGGGCGAGGTGCTGAAGCGCAGCTTGCTGAAGGGCGAAGCGGCATGTCGGCCCTATACCGCCCCCGAAGGATTGTCGCTGTCCCTGATCGATCCCGCCATCGCCTGGCTGAAGGATCATGGCTGCATCATCCGATTCAATCACCGGCTGACAGCCATTCAAAACAGCGTCTTGTCGTTCGATGACAATGAACGGATCGACATATCGCCCATGGCGCCCGCCATTCTGGCCGTGCCGCCCTGGATCGCCGCCGATCTATTGCCCGCCCTGCCCCGATTCGAAACGCGCCCCATCGTCTGCGCCCATTTTCTGCTGACCAAACCCGAAGCAAAACTGCCCGGCGGGCGACATTATCTGGGCATCGTGCGCGGCCTGGGTCAGTGGTGGAGCTTAAGGGGCGACGTGCTGTCGGTCACGGTCAGCGCCGCCACCGGATTGGCCGTGGAATCAGCTGAAGAAATCGCCTCGAAATTATGGGCCGAATGCGCGCTGATGCTGGGCCATTCGACCGAGCTTCCGCCCTATCGCGTCATGAAGGAACAGCGGGCCACCATCGCCCATACGCCCGAAGCCGAAGGTTTACGCCCCGGCCCTTTCGATGGCCCGCCGGGACTGTTGCTGGCCGGAGATTGGACCAGCACCGGCCTGCCCTGCACGCTGGAAGGCGCAGCGCTCTCGGGGCAAAGGGCGGCAGGGCACATCTTGCTTTCATAATTCCTTCGAATACCCCCCCTTCACAAAGGGGCTTTGGCTGCCTATCTTCTGTTCATCCGTTAATCCCTTTAAAAATCAGAGAGGTTCTCATGGCTTTCGAGCTTCCCCCCCTGCCCTATGCCGCCAATGCGCTTGAGCCGCACATGTCGGCCAACACGTTTTCCTTCCACCATGCCAAGCATCACAACGCCTATGTCACCAACCTGAACAACCTGATCAAGGACACCGACCTTGCGTCGAAAAGTCTGGAAGAGATCATCATGGCGGTGGCGGGCGAAGGCGCCAAAGCGGGCGTGTTCAACAACGCCGCCCAGGTCTGGAACCACACTTTCTTCTGGTCGTCGATGAAGCCGGGCGGCGGCGGTAAGCCTTCGGGCGATCTTCTGGCCCGCATCGAAAAGGATCTCGGCGGCTTCGACAAGTTCAAGGAAGATTTCAAGAACGCCGCCGTCACTCAATTCGGCAGCGGCTGGGCTTGGCTGGTCGAAGAGAAGGGCACGCTCAAGATCACGAAGACCGGCAATGCCGACACGCCCATGGCGCACGGCCAAAAGGCCCTGCTGACCGTCGATGTCTGGGAACATGCCTATTACCTGGATTACCAGAACCGCAGGCCCGACTATGTCCAGACCTTCCTGGACCATCTGGCCAACTGGGACTTCGCAGCCGCCAACCTCAAGGGCTGATCCGCAAAAGGCCTTCTCGGCGCGTCAGGGTTTCCAACGTTTCAAAAGCAGGGCGTTCGAAACCACGCTGACCGACGAGAAGGCCATCGCGGCGCCGGCCACCACCGGCGACAATTCGCCCATCGCCGCCAGCGGCAGCGCCACCACATTGTACGCGAAGGCCCAGAACAGGTTCTGGCGGATCTTGCCGTAAGTGGCGCGCGAGATCGACAAGGCGGCGGGAATCAACGAAGGATCGCCGCGCATCAAGGTCAGACCCGCCGTATGCATGGCGACGTCGGTGCCGGTGCCCATGGCGATGCCGACATCCGCCGCCGCCAGGGCAGGCGCGTCATTCACGCCGTCGCCCACCATCGCCACCACATGGCCCTCGG encodes:
- the hpnC gene encoding squalene synthase HpnC yields the protein MNQNQATLGKTAKEENFPVGSFLIAKPLRPHVAAYYRFARTADDISDHPSLPSDEKVAGLKAMGRALVSGKAETPEAQASLPLKRSLEETGVDPKHALDLLIAFERDSVRARCRDWDDLIDYCRFSAMPVGRFLLELHGETDVRAWQGSDALCTALQILNHLQDMKNDYLFLDRAYTPEDWMAEAGAEFVDLEGRALTPGLEAVMGRMLDGTKALIDTARLLPPAVNSRGLRMESAVIVRLAQRLYDRLRVGDPLATRVKLTGWDFLAATLSGAASGYFRP
- a CDS encoding squalene/phytoene synthase family protein, whose protein sequence is MPFATTDPLFADLKRKDPERFTSLLFASKEKQGGLAALYAFNLELGSVRERAVREPMAGHIRLQWWRDALQSGGGGVALAEALLALKLDIADLQSLIDAREADLSSDPPQRLADLENYAQATGGALQDLCAKWLGGDDKACETPRLAGTAYALLGLMRALPFHARVGRRHLPQDLMPDAISGPSPSLSAAVEKVADLAASHLGKVRLSSLPRSQRVAGLCALQAKTHLKRLQRVGFNPFDPRLSIPATRPLALWWGMIDK
- a CDS encoding FAD-dependent oxidoreductase, with protein sequence MTATHVVGAGIAGLAAAVHLTKAGRKVALHESANQAGGRCRSFLDAKLDRQIDNGTHLILGANPSLFALLNAVGGKLEAQAPAAFPFFDRKACKGWTIRPSKGSIPWWVLNPGARLPGTSALDYIGGWRLMTAKAHESVAQAVGNGEMLERLWGPLCEAILNSSPQEGQARLLGEVLKRSLLKGEAACRPYTAPEGLSLSLIDPAIAWLKDHGCIIRFNHRLTAIQNSVLSFDDNERIDISPMAPAILAVPPWIAADLLPALPRFETRPIVCAHFLLTKPEAKLPGGRHYLGIVRGLGQWWSLRGDVLSVTVSAATGLAVESAEEIASKLWAECALMLGHSTELPPYRVMKEQRATIAHTPEAEGLRPGPFDGPPGLLLAGDWTSTGLPCTLEGAALSGQRAAGHILLS
- a CDS encoding DUF433 domain-containing protein, whose product is MNALLDRISIDPGVCGGKPCIKGTRIWVALILDFLADGMTEAQLLEEYPQLTRQDILAALAYGAEMSRERIMPLPLGHCQLAVNRQETIIDLL
- a CDS encoding superoxide dismutase, whose translation is MAFELPPLPYAANALEPHMSANTFSFHHAKHHNAYVTNLNNLIKDTDLASKSLEEIIMAVAGEGAKAGVFNNAAQVWNHTFFWSSMKPGGGGKPSGDLLARIEKDLGGFDKFKEDFKNAAVTQFGSGWAWLVEEKGTLKITKTGNADTPMAHGQKALLTVDVWEHAYYLDYQNRRPDYVQTFLDHLANWDFAAANLKG
- a CDS encoding STAS-like domain-containing protein → MTTRVISVSRDFSPFPGPRYIRQGENSGEKFRRLLVSALDQSPIVVVDLDGTRGFGSSFLDEAFGGLVRAEGMSTADVLRRVEIRSEQDQSYREEAIQSIKDAKRSESL